The Montipora capricornis isolate CH-2021 chromosome 1, ASM3666992v2, whole genome shotgun sequence genome contains a region encoding:
- the LOC138038705 gene encoding sperm-associated microtubule inner protein 4-like, which yields MALDVNYLSKLQYDLYREKHGYDKLSRNFQSAPVHDPSRFSRITTYPDRYSRHLEQADIHVKCPWGRARSYAGEAPVCLPSDHRPKWEPPPLLQKGHRHYGSGASPHPRGVPLQQFYNLTQLKKSKVRWNDELMPRPTTANVQGGQIVLPFPKESPMSSHMSRQAMFPKPEQSLSPAPPPVILNKAMGSFGRREIITPVINSRTAAPPKHQAQPVQLQDNWFSKHEVTSQFNRLHPSTTPTIRLNIQRRRRADWQLVQ from the exons ATGGCACTAGATGTGAATTATCTTTCCAAGTTGCAGTATGATCTCTATCGTGAAAAGCATGGATACGATAAACTCTCAAGAAATTTTCAGTCAGCGCCTGTTCACGATCCATCACGATTTAGTCGCATAACAACGTATCCAGATCG ATACTCACGCCACCTTGAACAAGCCGACATCCATGTCAAATGTCCCTGGGGACGTGCCCGTAGCTATGCTGGTGAGGCACCAGTGTGTCTTCCTTCCGATCATCGACCAAAGTGGGAGCCACCACCCCTCTTGCAGAAAGGACACAGACATTATGGCAGTGGTGCATCTCCTCACCCAAG AGGTGTACCACTACAACAGTTTTACAACTTGACACAACTTAAGAAAAGTAAAGTCAGATGGAATGATGAACT CATGCCGCGACCCACGACAGCAAATGTGCA aGGTGGTCAAATAGTTCTTCCTTTTCCAAAAGAGTCGCCAATGAGTTCACATATGTCCCGTCAAGCTATGTTTCCCAAACCAGAACAGAGTTTGTCACCAGCCCCTCCACCTGTCATTTTAAACAAAGCAATGGGTAGCTTTGGTCGCCGGGAAATCATCACTCCTGTGATAAATTCAAGAACAGCAGCACCTCCCAAACACCAAGCTCAACCAGTACAA ctGCAAGATAATTGGTTCTCAAAGCACGAAGTCACAAGCCAGTTCAACAGACTTCACCCCAGTACTACCCCGACCATTCGCCTGAACATTCAGAGGCGGCGGCGTGCAGATTGGCAACTAGTTCAATGA